In Drosophila teissieri strain GT53w chromosome 2R, Prin_Dtei_1.1, whole genome shotgun sequence, the following proteins share a genomic window:
- the LOC122614582 gene encoding patronin isoform X13, whose product MDVETQEIRQARQRASVKWLLSKAFNNRVPDNLKEPFYRDHENQERLKPQIIVELGNATLYCQTLANLYSDPNYQSMNHWSIIQTLARKGVPVAESADMPITETVLIQTNPLRINAHMSVIESLMVLYAKEISSGDRVMAAIRRISGNNYQAPTGQSYEQALLGWISHACAALKKRIIKEVDAGLPDDNGSRLQTPDIPPVRDFQDLCDGICLALLISYYCPKVVPWTSVRINYLPAVEDSIHNILLVCNFSQKHLPYTVMHMTPEDVTYMRGSMKLNLVVLLTDLFNLFEIHPAKCVCYPGMDGQVPHSNSFGGGLNRRSTPPNEYQTVQSNNFDGNHAEAFVVHKSRGITTLASMHSQQQQLHQQQQQQHQQQYHQQPLQQHPSQSQLQIQQQEPLVPARLRQAKEKTNVESKADERGDFVAAGRPSNWEQSRRPSFAGRRSRRNSSSEDSQLTIENFGGSQDQLNTLGRYERDRERKLSNTSVGSYPVEPAVAVRSSIADARGTLQLGYDTDSGSEKQDRETEKYSMRRQVSVDNVPTVSSHNLSNAGSPLPVARHKQHSSDKDYSSNSGMTPDAYNDTRSTSAYDPESTPVRKSSTSSMPASPAAWQLDVGDDDMRSLENASKLSTIRMKLEEKRRRIEQDKRKIEMALLRHQEKEDLESCPDVMKWETMSNESKRTPDMDPVDLDKYQQSIAIMNMNLQDIQQDIHRLATQQSQMQAQHLQAQQLMQAQQIANMLNQQQTYGSQQHLADHHYQQQRPMQQSFGSSPHIPQAYNAPVSAYSSRPPSRDPYQQQLHHQQQQPMPMPQPMQYVNEHGQYMSPPQPAHYMPQQTQQPQSIYSDNGAAYNHSNHSPYGGAPQYRSSVVYDDYGQPTNHFYLHESSPQPQAHPHPQRRTWAHSAAAAAYEQQQQIQPSLVDVNAWQTQQHQKQKQTWMNRPPSSAGAPSPGSFMLHQNGGGGGGGGGGELQHLFQVQASPQHGQRQVSGSNGVQRQQSLTNLRDNRSPKAPQNMGMPMGMPMQQEDMMAPQSICFIGDEEDVDELERNIIESMQSTHITDFVHQQQQQHQQQLQQQQRLQGHSGRGSSSEDYDSGEMISNKLNITSGNLTYRIPSPSRPSIQANSFQDPRAMAAAPGAEDQPPEKGFYISFDDEQPKRPKPPLRAKRSPKKESPPGSRDSVDNQATLKRESLSHLHNNNNIGFGNDDVNSKPVTRHSIHGLNNSNSVKSPGNATYNKYTDEPPIQLRQLAVSGAMSPTSNERRHLDDVSNQSPQQTQQPMSPTRLQQNSNNAEAAKNKALVIGADSTNLDPESVDEMERRKEKIMLLSLQRRQQQEEAKARKEIEASQKREKEREKEEERSRKKEEQMARRAAILEQHRLKKAIEEAEREGKTLDRPDLHVKLQSHSSTSTTPRLRQQRTTRPRPKTIHVDDASVDISEASSISSRGKKGSSSNLTGYGQLSSNSMKRDYYRGSQDSLTVKESPDDYPSTSSTPIGRRGSYKTSREPAGVERGRTLSRISVAKGSTLNFRGRKSNSLMNLCDTDSGLGRATPPRRAPSPGMGMGASGRHMPSPSGPGSLPPGLISKRRGFDDGSSDFSLTPNLNMEYSGPKLYKQPAAKSNRGIILNAVEYCVFPGVVNREAKQKVLEKIARSEAKHFLVLFRDAGCQFRALYSYQPETDQVTKLYGTGPSQVEEVMFDKFFKYNSGGKCFSQVHTKHLTVTIDAFTIHNSLWQGKRVQLPSKKDMALVI is encoded by the exons ATGGATGTCGAAACACAGGAAATACGACAG GCTCGTCAACGTGCTTCCGTCAAATGGCTGCTCTCGAAGGCGTTCAACAATCGCGTGCCGGACAACCTGAAGGAGCCCTTCTACCGCGATCATGAGAATCAGGAGCGCCTCAAGCCGCAGATCATCGTGGAGCTGGGCAATGCCACGCTCTACTGCCAGACGCTGGCCAATCTGTACTCAGATCCCAACTACCAAAGCATGAACCACTGGTCAATAATACAGACGCTAGCGCGCAAGGGAGTTCCCGTGGCCGAATCCGCGGACATGCCCATTACCGAAACGGTATTAATTCAAACAAATCCGCTGCGAATT AACGCCCACATGTCTGTGATAGAATCGCTGATGGTTTTGTATGCGAAGGAAATATCATCGGGTGACCGCGTCATGGCGGCCATACGAAG AATATCTGGCAACAACTATCAGGCGCCCACTGGCCAGTCCTACGAGCAAGCTCTGCTGGGCTGGATTTCGCATGCTTGCGCCGCTCTGAAGAAGCGCATTATCAAGGAGGTGGACGCAGGACTGCCCGACGATAAT GGTTCTCGTCTGCAGACCCCGGATATACCACCTGTAAGGGACTTCCAGGATCTGTGCGATGGAATCTGCTTGGCGCTGCTCATCTCGTACTACTGCCCAAAGGTGGTGCCGTGGACGAGTGTGCGGATCAACTATCTGCCCGCCGTTGAGGACTcgattcacaacatcctgctGGTCTGCAATTTCTCGCAGAAGCATCTGCCCTATACCGTGATGCATATGACGCCCGAGGATGTGACCTACATGCGCGG ATCCATGAAACTGAATCTGGTAGTGTTGCTGACGGATTTGTTCAATCTGTTTGAGATACACCCGGCAAAATGTGTTTGCTACCCCGGCATGGATGGTCAGG TTCCGCACTCGAATTCATTCGGCGGCGGCTTAAATCGCAGATCAACCCCGCCCAACGAATACCAGACGGTTCAGTCAAATAATTTTGACGGTAATCATGCCGAag CCTTCGTGGTGCACAAGTCGCGTGGCATCACCACACTCGCCTCCATGcactcgcagcagcagcagctccatcagcagcaacagcaacagcatcagcagcaataCCATcagcagccactgcagcagcacccATCCCAGTCGCAGCTCCAAatccagcagcaggagcccTTGGTTCCGGCTCGCTTGCGCCAGGCTAAAGAAAAGACCAATGTTGAGTCGAAGGCGGACGAGAGAG GCGATTTTGTCGCTGCGGGTCGACCAAGTAACTGGGAACAGAGCCGCCGGCCAAGCTTTGCAG GTCGTCGCTCGCGCAGGAACTCTTCCAGCGAGGACTCCCAGCTGACGATCGAGAACTTTGGTGGCTCCCAGGATCAGCTGAACACGCTGGGACGATACGAACGCGACAGGGAACGCAAGTTGTCCAACACCAGTGTGGGCAGTTATCCAGTTGAACCCGCTGTGGCCGTTCGCTCTTCGATTGCCGATGCTAGGGGCACGTTGCAGTTGGGCTACGATACGGACTCCGGCTCCGAGAAGCAGGATCGCGAAACGGAAAAGTATTCGATGCGCCGGCAAGTCAG TGTCGACAATGTGCCCACGGTGTCGTCGCACAATCTTTCGAATGCGGGCAGCCCGTTGCCGGTGGCTAGGCACAAGCAACATTCCAGCGACAAAGactacagcagcaacagcggcatgACACCAGATGCATACAACGATACCCGCTCCACCAGTGCTTACGATCCGGAGAGCACGCCCGTTCGCAAATCCTCGACGAGCAGCATGCCAGCAAGTCCCGCTGCCTGGCAGTTGGATGTGGGAGACGACGATATGCGCTCGCTGGAGAACGCCAGCAAGTTGTCCACCATACGAATGAAACTGGAGGAGAAGCGGCGGCGCATTGAGCAGGACAAGCGCAAGATCGAGATGGCTTTGCTGCGCCACCAGGAGAAG GAGGATTTGGAGTCGTGTCCGGACGTAATGAAGTGGGAGACAATGAGCAACGAATCCAAGCGCACGCCTGATATGGATCCCGTGGACTTGGACAAGTACCAG CAAAGTATCGCCATCATGAACATGAACCTGCAGGATATCCAGCAGGATATCCACCGCCTGGCCACCCAGCAAAGCCAAATGCAGGCGCAGCACCTCCAAGCCCAACAGCTCATGCAGGCTCAGCAGATAGCCAACATGCTGAACCAG CAGCAGACCTATGGGTCGCAGCAGCACCTGGCTGATCATCACTACCAGCAGCAGAGACCCATGCAGCAAAGCTTTGGTTCATCGCCCCATATTCCGCAGGCCTACAACGCCCCAGTCAGCGCATACAGCTCCCGTCCGCCCAGTCGCGATCcctaccagcagcagctccaccatcagcagcagcagcccatgcccatgccccaACCGATGCAGTACGTCAACGAGCACGGGCAGTATATGTCGCCGCCGCAGCCCGCGCACTACATGCCGCAGCAGACGCAACAGCCGCAGAGCATCTACAGCGACAACGGGGCGGCGTACAATCACAGTAACCACTCGCCGTACGGCGGAGCTCCACAGTATCGGAGCAGCGTGGTGTACGACGATTACGGGCAGCCCACCAACCACTTCTACCTGCATGAGTCATCGCCGCAGCCACAAgctcatccgcatccgcagcGTAGGACTTGGGCCCACtccgcagcagccgccgcttatgagcaacagcaacagatcCAGCCTTCCCTGGTGGATGTGAATGCCTGGCAGACGCAGCAGCaccagaagcagaagcagactTGGATGAACAGACCGCCCTCAAGTGCGGGAGCTCCGAGTCCTGGCAGCTTTATGCTGCACCAGAacggaggaggcggtggcggtggtggtggtggtgagtTACAGCACCTGTTTCAGGTACAGGCCTCGCCACAGCATGGCCAACGTCAGGTTAGTGGATCCAATGGCGTGCAGCGCCAGCAATCGCTGACCAATTTGCGAGACAATCGCTCGCCCAAGGCACCACAAAACATGGGAATGCCCATGGGCATGCCGATGCAGCAAGAGGACATGATGGCACCGCAGAGTATTTGCTTCATCGGTGACGaggaggatgtggatgagCTGGAGCGAAACATCATCGAATCAATGCAGTCGACGCACATCACCGACTTTgtgcaccagcagcagcagcaacaccaacagcaacttcagcagcaacagcggttGCAGGGGCACAGCGGACGAGGCAGCAGCTCGGAGGATTATGACAGCGGGGAGATGATCTCCAACAAGCTGAACATCACCAGCGGCAATCTCACCTATCGCATACCCTCGCCATCCCGTCCCTCCATCCAAGCCAACAGCTTCCAGGATCCCCGAGCCATGGCAGCAGCTCCCGGTGCAGAGGACCAGCCGCCCGAGAAGGGTTTCTACATCTCCTTCGACGATGAGCAGCCCAAACGACCCAAGCCACCTCTGCGCGCCAAGCGTTCGCCCAAAAAGGAGTCTCCACCGGGCAGTAGGGACAGCGTCGATAATCAGGCGACCCTGAAACGTGAATCGCTTAGTCAtctgcacaacaacaacaatattgGATTTGGAAATGACGATGTCAACAGCAAACCGGTGACCAGGCACAGCATCCATGGCCTAAACAACTCCAATAGTGTCAAATCTCCCGGAAATGCCACGTACAACAAGTACACGGATGAGCCGCCCATCCAACTGCGTCAGCTGGCCGTTTCTGGAGCAATGTCACCAACTAGTAACGAACGTCGCCACCTGGACGATGTCAGCAACCAGTCACCGCAGCAGACGCAACAACCAATGTCGCCCACGCGACTCCAAcagaacagcaacaatgccGAGGCGGCCAAGAACAAGGCGCTGGTCATCGGAGCAGATTCCACCAATTTGGATCCG GAATCTGTAGATGAGATGGAGCGGCGCAAGGAGAAAATCATGCTGCTGTCTTTGCAACGTCGCCAGCAACAGGAGGAGGCCAAGGCGCGCAAAGAGATTGAGGCTTCCCAGAAGCGAGAAAAGGAGCGCGAAAAGGAAGAGGAACGATCGCGCAAGAAGGAGGAGCAAATGGCACGGCGAGCGGCCATTTTGGAGCAGCACAGACTCAAGAAAGCCATTGAAGAGGCCGAGCGAGAG GGTAAAACCCTGGATCGGCCAGATCTGCACGTGAAACTGCAATCCCATTCATCCACCTCAACGACCCCGCGGCTGAGGCAGCAGCGTACCACGCGTCCCAGACCGAAGACAATTCACGTGGACGATGCCAGCGTGGACATCAGCGAGGCTTCAAGCATCTCTAGTCGGGGCAAAAAAGGCTCAAGCTCGAATCTAACTG GCTACGGTCAACTAAGCTCAAATTCAATGAAAAGAGATTACTACAGGGGCTCGCAAGACTCCCTCACTGTAAAAg AGTCACCCGATGATTATCCCAGTACAAGTTCAACTCCGATTGGACGACGGGGATCGTACAAAACTTCCAGAG AGCCAGCCGGCGTAGAAAGGGGCCGCACTCTGTCGCGTATCTCCGTCGCTAAGGGCAGCACGCTTAATTTCCGGGGCCGAAAGTCCAATTCGCTAATGAATCTGTGCG ACACAGATTCGGGACTGGGACGCGCCACTCCGCCGAGGCGTGCTCCGTCGcctggaatgggaatgggcgcTTCAGGTAGGCATATGCCATCTCCCTCCGGACCGGGCTCATTGCCGCCAGGTTTGATATCGAAACGTCGCGGATTTGATGATGGATCCAGCGATTTCTCTTTAACTCCGAATTTGAACATGGAATATTCGG GTCCTAAACTCTATAAGCAACCAGCGGCCAAATCGAATCGTGGAATCATCCTGAATGCCGTTGAATACTGTGTTTTTCCCGGCGTTGTCAACCGCGAGGCCAAACAGAAAGTGCTGGAGAAGATAGCGCGCTCGGAGGCGAAGCACTTCCTGGTACTCTTCCGCGATGCTGGCTGCCAGTTCCGCGCCCTCTACAGCTACCAGCCGGAAACGGACCAGGTGACCAAGCTGTATGGTACTGGGCCTAGTCAAGTCGAAGAAGTCATGTTCGACAAGTTCTTCAA ATATAACTCAGGAGGCAAGTGCTTCTCGCAAGTGCACACCAAGCATCTGACAGTGACCATCGACGCCTTCACAATACACAACTCCCTGTGGCAGGGCAAGCGGGTGCAGTTGCCCAGCAAAAAAGACATGGCGCTTGTAATCTAA
- the LOC122614582 gene encoding patronin isoform X23, whose amino-acid sequence MDVETQEIRQARQRASVKWLLSKAFNNRVPDNLKEPFYRDHENQERLKPQIIVELGNATLYCQTLANLYSDPNYQSMNHWSIIQTLARKGVPVAESADMPITETVLIQTNPLRINAHMSVIESLMVLYAKEISSGDRVMAAIRRISGNNYQAPTGQSYEQALLGWISHACAALKKRIIKEVDAGLPDDNGSRLQTPDIPPVRDFQDLCDGICLALLISYYCPKVVPWTSVRINYLPAVEDSIHNILLVCNFSQKHLPYTVMHMTPEDVTYMRGSMKLNLVVLLTDLFNLFEIHPAKCVCYPGMDGQVPHSNSFGGGLNRRSTPPNEYQTVQSNNFDGNHAEAFVVHKSRGITTLASMHSQQQQLHQQQQQQHQQQYHQQPLQQHPSQSQLQIQQQEPLVPARLRQAKEKTNVESKADERGDFVAAGRPSNWEQSRRPSFAGRRSRRNSSSEDSQLTIENFGGSQDQLNTLGRYERDRERKLSNTSVGSYPVEPAVAVRSSIADARGTLQLGYDTDSGSEKQDRETEKYSMRRQVSVDNVPTVSSHNLSNAGSPLPVARHKQHSSDKDYSSNSGMTPDAYNDTRSTSAYDPESTPVRKSSTSSMPASPAAWQLDVGDDDMRSLENASKLSTIRMKLEEKRRRIEQDKRKIEMALLRHQEKEDLESCPDVMKWETMSNESKRTPDMDPVDLDKYQQSIAIMNMNLQDIQQDIHRLATQQSQMQAQHLQAQQLMQAQQIANMLNQQQTYGSQQHLADHHYQQQRPMQQSFGSSPHIPQAYNAPVSAYSSRPPSRDPYQQQLHHQQQQPMPMPQPMQYVNEHGQYMSPPQPAHYMPQQTQQPQSIYSDNGAAYNHSNHSPYGGAPQYRSSVVYDDYGQPTNHFYLHESSPQPQAHPHPQRRTWAHSAAAAAYEQQQQIQPSLVDVNAWQTQQHQKQKQTWMNRPPSSAGAPSPGSFMLHQNGGGGGGGGGGELQHLFQVQASPQHGQRQVSGSNGVQRQQSLTNLRDNRSPKAPQNMGMPMGMPMQQEDMMAPQSICFIGDEEDVDELERNIIESMQSTHITDFVHQQQQQHQQQLQQQQRLQGHSGRGSSSEDYDSGEMISNKLNITSGNLTYRIPSPSRPSIQANSFQDPRAMAAAPGAEDQPPEKGFYISFDDEQPKRPKPPLRAKRSPKKESPPGSRDSVDNQATLKRESLSHLHNNNNIGFGNDDVNSKPVTRHSIHGLNNSNSVKSPGNATYNKYTDEPPIQLRQLAVSGAMSPTSNERRHLDDVSNQSPQQTQQPMSPTRLQQNSNNAEAAKNKALVIGADSTNLDPESVDEMERRKEKIMLLSLQRRQQQEEAKARKEIEASQKREKEREKEEERSRKKEEQMARRAAILEQHRLKKAIEEAEREGKTLDRPDLHVKLQSHSSTSTTPRLRQQRTTRPRPKTIHVDDASVDISEASSISSRGKKGSSSNLTGYGQLSSNSMKRDYYRGSQDSLTVKEPAGVERGRTLSRISVAKGSTLNFRGRKSNSLMNLCDSGLGRATPPRRAPSPGMGMGASGPKLYKQPAAKSNRGIILNAVEYCVFPGVVNREAKQKVLEKIARSEAKHFLVLFRDAGCQFRALYSYQPETDQVTKLYGTGPSQVEEVMFDKFFKYNSGGKCFSQVHTKHLTVTIDAFTIHNSLWQGKRVQLPSKKDMALVI is encoded by the exons ATGGATGTCGAAACACAGGAAATACGACAG GCTCGTCAACGTGCTTCCGTCAAATGGCTGCTCTCGAAGGCGTTCAACAATCGCGTGCCGGACAACCTGAAGGAGCCCTTCTACCGCGATCATGAGAATCAGGAGCGCCTCAAGCCGCAGATCATCGTGGAGCTGGGCAATGCCACGCTCTACTGCCAGACGCTGGCCAATCTGTACTCAGATCCCAACTACCAAAGCATGAACCACTGGTCAATAATACAGACGCTAGCGCGCAAGGGAGTTCCCGTGGCCGAATCCGCGGACATGCCCATTACCGAAACGGTATTAATTCAAACAAATCCGCTGCGAATT AACGCCCACATGTCTGTGATAGAATCGCTGATGGTTTTGTATGCGAAGGAAATATCATCGGGTGACCGCGTCATGGCGGCCATACGAAG AATATCTGGCAACAACTATCAGGCGCCCACTGGCCAGTCCTACGAGCAAGCTCTGCTGGGCTGGATTTCGCATGCTTGCGCCGCTCTGAAGAAGCGCATTATCAAGGAGGTGGACGCAGGACTGCCCGACGATAAT GGTTCTCGTCTGCAGACCCCGGATATACCACCTGTAAGGGACTTCCAGGATCTGTGCGATGGAATCTGCTTGGCGCTGCTCATCTCGTACTACTGCCCAAAGGTGGTGCCGTGGACGAGTGTGCGGATCAACTATCTGCCCGCCGTTGAGGACTcgattcacaacatcctgctGGTCTGCAATTTCTCGCAGAAGCATCTGCCCTATACCGTGATGCATATGACGCCCGAGGATGTGACCTACATGCGCGG ATCCATGAAACTGAATCTGGTAGTGTTGCTGACGGATTTGTTCAATCTGTTTGAGATACACCCGGCAAAATGTGTTTGCTACCCCGGCATGGATGGTCAGG TTCCGCACTCGAATTCATTCGGCGGCGGCTTAAATCGCAGATCAACCCCGCCCAACGAATACCAGACGGTTCAGTCAAATAATTTTGACGGTAATCATGCCGAag CCTTCGTGGTGCACAAGTCGCGTGGCATCACCACACTCGCCTCCATGcactcgcagcagcagcagctccatcagcagcaacagcaacagcatcagcagcaataCCATcagcagccactgcagcagcacccATCCCAGTCGCAGCTCCAAatccagcagcaggagcccTTGGTTCCGGCTCGCTTGCGCCAGGCTAAAGAAAAGACCAATGTTGAGTCGAAGGCGGACGAGAGAG GCGATTTTGTCGCTGCGGGTCGACCAAGTAACTGGGAACAGAGCCGCCGGCCAAGCTTTGCAG GTCGTCGCTCGCGCAGGAACTCTTCCAGCGAGGACTCCCAGCTGACGATCGAGAACTTTGGTGGCTCCCAGGATCAGCTGAACACGCTGGGACGATACGAACGCGACAGGGAACGCAAGTTGTCCAACACCAGTGTGGGCAGTTATCCAGTTGAACCCGCTGTGGCCGTTCGCTCTTCGATTGCCGATGCTAGGGGCACGTTGCAGTTGGGCTACGATACGGACTCCGGCTCCGAGAAGCAGGATCGCGAAACGGAAAAGTATTCGATGCGCCGGCAAGTCAG TGTCGACAATGTGCCCACGGTGTCGTCGCACAATCTTTCGAATGCGGGCAGCCCGTTGCCGGTGGCTAGGCACAAGCAACATTCCAGCGACAAAGactacagcagcaacagcggcatgACACCAGATGCATACAACGATACCCGCTCCACCAGTGCTTACGATCCGGAGAGCACGCCCGTTCGCAAATCCTCGACGAGCAGCATGCCAGCAAGTCCCGCTGCCTGGCAGTTGGATGTGGGAGACGACGATATGCGCTCGCTGGAGAACGCCAGCAAGTTGTCCACCATACGAATGAAACTGGAGGAGAAGCGGCGGCGCATTGAGCAGGACAAGCGCAAGATCGAGATGGCTTTGCTGCGCCACCAGGAGAAG GAGGATTTGGAGTCGTGTCCGGACGTAATGAAGTGGGAGACAATGAGCAACGAATCCAAGCGCACGCCTGATATGGATCCCGTGGACTTGGACAAGTACCAG CAAAGTATCGCCATCATGAACATGAACCTGCAGGATATCCAGCAGGATATCCACCGCCTGGCCACCCAGCAAAGCCAAATGCAGGCGCAGCACCTCCAAGCCCAACAGCTCATGCAGGCTCAGCAGATAGCCAACATGCTGAACCAG CAGCAGACCTATGGGTCGCAGCAGCACCTGGCTGATCATCACTACCAGCAGCAGAGACCCATGCAGCAAAGCTTTGGTTCATCGCCCCATATTCCGCAGGCCTACAACGCCCCAGTCAGCGCATACAGCTCCCGTCCGCCCAGTCGCGATCcctaccagcagcagctccaccatcagcagcagcagcccatgcccatgccccaACCGATGCAGTACGTCAACGAGCACGGGCAGTATATGTCGCCGCCGCAGCCCGCGCACTACATGCCGCAGCAGACGCAACAGCCGCAGAGCATCTACAGCGACAACGGGGCGGCGTACAATCACAGTAACCACTCGCCGTACGGCGGAGCTCCACAGTATCGGAGCAGCGTGGTGTACGACGATTACGGGCAGCCCACCAACCACTTCTACCTGCATGAGTCATCGCCGCAGCCACAAgctcatccgcatccgcagcGTAGGACTTGGGCCCACtccgcagcagccgccgcttatgagcaacagcaacagatcCAGCCTTCCCTGGTGGATGTGAATGCCTGGCAGACGCAGCAGCaccagaagcagaagcagactTGGATGAACAGACCGCCCTCAAGTGCGGGAGCTCCGAGTCCTGGCAGCTTTATGCTGCACCAGAacggaggaggcggtggcggtggtggtggtggtgagtTACAGCACCTGTTTCAGGTACAGGCCTCGCCACAGCATGGCCAACGTCAGGTTAGTGGATCCAATGGCGTGCAGCGCCAGCAATCGCTGACCAATTTGCGAGACAATCGCTCGCCCAAGGCACCACAAAACATGGGAATGCCCATGGGCATGCCGATGCAGCAAGAGGACATGATGGCACCGCAGAGTATTTGCTTCATCGGTGACGaggaggatgtggatgagCTGGAGCGAAACATCATCGAATCAATGCAGTCGACGCACATCACCGACTTTgtgcaccagcagcagcagcaacaccaacagcaacttcagcagcaacagcggttGCAGGGGCACAGCGGACGAGGCAGCAGCTCGGAGGATTATGACAGCGGGGAGATGATCTCCAACAAGCTGAACATCACCAGCGGCAATCTCACCTATCGCATACCCTCGCCATCCCGTCCCTCCATCCAAGCCAACAGCTTCCAGGATCCCCGAGCCATGGCAGCAGCTCCCGGTGCAGAGGACCAGCCGCCCGAGAAGGGTTTCTACATCTCCTTCGACGATGAGCAGCCCAAACGACCCAAGCCACCTCTGCGCGCCAAGCGTTCGCCCAAAAAGGAGTCTCCACCGGGCAGTAGGGACAGCGTCGATAATCAGGCGACCCTGAAACGTGAATCGCTTAGTCAtctgcacaacaacaacaatattgGATTTGGAAATGACGATGTCAACAGCAAACCGGTGACCAGGCACAGCATCCATGGCCTAAACAACTCCAATAGTGTCAAATCTCCCGGAAATGCCACGTACAACAAGTACACGGATGAGCCGCCCATCCAACTGCGTCAGCTGGCCGTTTCTGGAGCAATGTCACCAACTAGTAACGAACGTCGCCACCTGGACGATGTCAGCAACCAGTCACCGCAGCAGACGCAACAACCAATGTCGCCCACGCGACTCCAAcagaacagcaacaatgccGAGGCGGCCAAGAACAAGGCGCTGGTCATCGGAGCAGATTCCACCAATTTGGATCCG GAATCTGTAGATGAGATGGAGCGGCGCAAGGAGAAAATCATGCTGCTGTCTTTGCAACGTCGCCAGCAACAGGAGGAGGCCAAGGCGCGCAAAGAGATTGAGGCTTCCCAGAAGCGAGAAAAGGAGCGCGAAAAGGAAGAGGAACGATCGCGCAAGAAGGAGGAGCAAATGGCACGGCGAGCGGCCATTTTGGAGCAGCACAGACTCAAGAAAGCCATTGAAGAGGCCGAGCGAGAG GGTAAAACCCTGGATCGGCCAGATCTGCACGTGAAACTGCAATCCCATTCATCCACCTCAACGACCCCGCGGCTGAGGCAGCAGCGTACCACGCGTCCCAGACCGAAGACAATTCACGTGGACGATGCCAGCGTGGACATCAGCGAGGCTTCAAGCATCTCTAGTCGGGGCAAAAAAGGCTCAAGCTCGAATCTAACTG GCTACGGTCAACTAAGCTCAAATTCAATGAAAAGAGATTACTACAGGGGCTCGCAAGACTCCCTCACTGTAAAAg AGCCAGCCGGCGTAGAAAGGGGCCGCACTCTGTCGCGTATCTCCGTCGCTAAGGGCAGCACGCTTAATTTCCGGGGCCGAAAGTCCAATTCGCTAATGAATCTGTGCG ATTCGGGACTGGGACGCGCCACTCCGCCGAGGCGTGCTCCGTCGcctggaatgggaatgggcgcTTCAG GTCCTAAACTCTATAAGCAACCAGCGGCCAAATCGAATCGTGGAATCATCCTGAATGCCGTTGAATACTGTGTTTTTCCCGGCGTTGTCAACCGCGAGGCCAAACAGAAAGTGCTGGAGAAGATAGCGCGCTCGGAGGCGAAGCACTTCCTGGTACTCTTCCGCGATGCTGGCTGCCAGTTCCGCGCCCTCTACAGCTACCAGCCGGAAACGGACCAGGTGACCAAGCTGTATGGTACTGGGCCTAGTCAAGTCGAAGAAGTCATGTTCGACAAGTTCTTCAA ATATAACTCAGGAGGCAAGTGCTTCTCGCAAGTGCACACCAAGCATCTGACAGTGACCATCGACGCCTTCACAATACACAACTCCCTGTGGCAGGGCAAGCGGGTGCAGTTGCCCAGCAAAAAAGACATGGCGCTTGTAATCTAA